The Paenibacillus uliginis N3/975 genome has a window encoding:
- a CDS encoding ABC transporter ATP-binding protein, translating into MKELIVLDKVSKLFGRHEAIRDVSWRISRGECVAVTGSNGAGKSTLLHLIAGLAVPSRGKRIVSVSNLRIGYVPERFPGLRFSPEEYLVHAARIQGMSRQEALRNIEGVLSLFQMQQHAKRRMNQFSKGMLQKVNLMQAMLGAPDLLMLDEPLSGLDEPSQHDMITVLGEIKNQGTAIVMSVHEPLLTAALADRVVVMKQGLIIRDAFYENGEVAAGTKLAFRGISPEAMRNLEMMNGFLYWISRGSPSEAVVKKESSDDFLLYVLRAGGSVISLQPLPEEQAKRLEYALPALREAVEG; encoded by the coding sequence ATGAAGGAACTAATTGTATTAGACAAGGTCAGTAAATTGTTTGGCAGGCATGAGGCGATACGGGATGTTTCCTGGCGCATAAGCCGAGGGGAATGTGTTGCGGTTACCGGTAGCAATGGAGCGGGTAAGAGTACTCTTCTGCACCTGATTGCAGGTCTTGCTGTTCCTTCCCGCGGAAAGAGAATTGTAAGTGTGAGCAACCTGCGAATTGGATATGTGCCTGAGCGTTTCCCGGGTCTGCGCTTTTCCCCTGAAGAATATTTGGTTCATGCTGCAAGGATTCAAGGAATGAGCAGACAGGAAGCACTACGCAATATAGAAGGTGTCCTGTCTTTGTTCCAAATGCAGCAACATGCCAAGCGAAGGATGAATCAATTCTCTAAAGGAATGCTGCAAAAGGTGAACCTCATGCAGGCCATGTTGGGTGCACCTGACTTGTTAATGTTAGATGAGCCGTTGTCGGGTTTGGACGAGCCTTCACAGCATGATATGATCACGGTTCTGGGTGAAATCAAAAATCAAGGGACAGCTATAGTGATGTCTGTACACGAACCGCTGCTGACCGCAGCATTGGCTGATAGAGTTGTTGTCATGAAGCAAGGGTTGATTATACGTGATGCATTTTATGAAAATGGTGAAGTGGCAGCAGGAACAAAACTGGCTTTCCGTGGCATTTCGCCTGAAGCAATGCGGAATCTAGAGATGATGAACGGTTTCTTGTACTGGATATCGAGAGGATCTCCGTCTGAAGCCGTGGTTAAAAAAGAAAGTTCGGATGATTTTTTGTTATATGTGCTTAGGGCAGGCGGTTCCGTGATATCGCTGCAGCCACTGCCTGAGGAACAGGCTAAACGGCTGGAGTATGCACTTCCCGCTTTAAGAGAGGCGGTGGAGGGATGA
- a CDS encoding PqqD family protein, with translation MGRNRNKKHKEVQNLLSMVPLLKDGLTMDNGNMIVFVPRQSWVERQAVRFLKQPAVIQVKLDDLGAAVTTMCDGNHSVSDIAAAIRAEFGDDAEPLLPRLVKFIELMEVNNWLEWSWRQ, from the coding sequence TTGGGTCGAAATCGAAATAAAAAACACAAAGAAGTTCAGAACCTGCTCAGTATGGTACCTTTACTTAAAGATGGTTTGACTATGGATAACGGGAATATGATTGTTTTTGTTCCACGTCAGTCCTGGGTCGAACGCCAAGCCGTTCGATTTCTGAAGCAACCGGCTGTTATTCAGGTGAAGCTTGATGATTTGGGGGCAGCGGTGACCACGATGTGCGATGGAAATCACTCCGTATCCGATATTGCTGCAGCAATCCGAGCCGAATTCGGGGATGACGCAGAACCTCTTTTGCCCCGCCTAGTCAAGTTTATCGAACTCATGGAAGTAAACAACTGGCTCGAATGGAGTTGGAGGCAATGA